A single region of the Paraburkholderia sp. SOS3 genome encodes:
- a CDS encoding AMP-binding protein translates to MTTLDEPRSTRTADARTTLLDIVRTLADESRAGEANGDAAAPHGSPVQVTLDTQFERDLGFDSLVRAELLTRIEAAFGTHLPVDAFASARTPADVLGALAGAPEVSAPPSVSTPADAAFAPFADERIDAPHAAATWSDVIRWHAMRHPDRTHLVIVDEAARETPVSIGALYRQALLAAGGLRALGIEAGDSVALMLPTGLDYFVCFTALLFCNAIPVPLYPPAHRSELEDHLRRNIAILANARAKALIAAGEVSLIARLLAIQAPTLRHVLTPQKIAPQPMPAPLAAHADDIALFQYTSGSTGAPKGVILSHRNLLANIRAMGERMRVTERDVLVSWLPLYHDMGLIGAWLAPLYYGFPLVVMSPLAFLARPADWLRAIGRHRGSITAAPNFAYERCAHRLAERDLYGVDLSSLRFAFCGAEPVNPQTMRAFAAQFAAYGLAPNAITPVYGLAENTLGLTFPPPSRGLRVDRIVRTALHESGLALAALNGDDFVETVGCGFPLDGTELRIVGNDGEELAQRHVGRIEFRGTSATRGYWRNAPQTEALFDDGWLDTGDLGYVADGELFVTGRVKDMIIRSGRHYFPYELEDTIGRIPGVVHGGVAVCAGVDKRNGTERVVIIAETTLPAIDTDARSHLKARINAAAITLFGAPAEQVALVRPRSIIRTPGGKIRHAATLERFESGAHALAPRAFWRQFADAIRPGCAALTHRAMDQVRHVARGTVCWSAFAAIATGVFAGIAFRRDEARNWRILARGCRLFLRAAGLRVTVEGDPDALRASQVVIVSNHTSYLDVVALVASLPSPVGFVTKRELSRKPFAGPLLRAIGARFVERGVYAGSLADETRLIDYAKAGARLLFFPEGTFTHEAGLRAFHLGAFRCACVTGYPVVPIALRGSRLAMRDGEWIPRQGAIAVTVLPPIAPDGTDFASTARLRERARASILSHCGEPDMAGRLSAPTASRIPGSVMTDGL, encoded by the coding sequence ATGACCACGCTCGACGAGCCCCGTTCGACCCGGACCGCGGACGCACGGACAACACTGCTCGACATCGTCCGCACGCTCGCCGACGAATCGCGCGCAGGCGAGGCCAATGGCGATGCGGCGGCGCCGCACGGCTCACCCGTTCAGGTGACGCTCGACACGCAGTTCGAACGGGATCTCGGTTTCGACAGCCTCGTCCGCGCGGAACTGCTGACCCGGATCGAAGCGGCTTTCGGCACGCATCTGCCGGTCGACGCATTCGCTTCGGCGAGAACGCCAGCCGATGTGCTTGGCGCGCTCGCCGGCGCGCCCGAGGTGTCGGCACCTCCGTCAGTCAGCACGCCGGCGGATGCGGCGTTCGCCCCGTTCGCGGACGAACGCATCGATGCGCCGCACGCGGCTGCCACGTGGTCCGACGTGATTCGATGGCACGCCATGCGTCATCCGGACCGTACGCATCTCGTGATCGTCGACGAAGCCGCCCGCGAAACGCCGGTCAGCATCGGCGCGCTGTACCGCCAGGCCTTGCTTGCCGCAGGCGGCTTGCGCGCGCTCGGTATCGAGGCCGGCGACAGCGTCGCGCTGATGCTGCCGACGGGGCTCGACTACTTCGTCTGCTTTACCGCCCTGCTCTTCTGCAACGCGATTCCCGTACCGCTCTATCCGCCCGCCCATCGCAGCGAACTCGAAGATCATCTGCGCCGCAATATCGCGATCCTCGCCAATGCTCGCGCAAAAGCGCTGATCGCCGCCGGCGAAGTCAGCCTCATCGCCCGGCTGCTCGCGATTCAGGCGCCGACGCTGCGCCACGTGTTGACGCCGCAAAAGATCGCGCCACAGCCGATGCCGGCGCCGCTTGCAGCGCACGCCGACGACATTGCGTTGTTCCAGTACACGTCGGGCAGCACCGGCGCGCCGAAAGGCGTGATCCTGAGCCACCGGAACCTGCTCGCGAACATTCGCGCAATGGGCGAGCGGATGCGCGTCACCGAACGGGACGTGCTCGTCAGCTGGCTGCCGCTGTACCACGACATGGGACTGATCGGCGCGTGGCTCGCGCCGCTTTATTACGGATTCCCGCTCGTCGTGATGTCGCCGCTCGCCTTTCTCGCGCGGCCAGCCGACTGGTTGCGCGCGATCGGCCGCCATCGCGGCAGCATTACGGCGGCACCGAACTTCGCGTATGAGCGTTGCGCACACCGCCTCGCCGAACGCGATCTGTACGGGGTGGATCTGTCGTCGCTGCGCTTTGCCTTTTGCGGCGCCGAACCCGTCAATCCGCAAACGATGCGCGCGTTCGCCGCGCAATTCGCCGCCTATGGACTCGCGCCCAATGCAATCACGCCCGTCTACGGACTTGCGGAAAATACGCTTGGCCTGACGTTTCCGCCGCCCTCGCGCGGCCTGCGCGTCGACCGTATCGTGCGCACGGCGCTTCACGAATCGGGGCTTGCGTTAGCGGCATTGAATGGCGACGACTTCGTCGAAACGGTCGGGTGCGGGTTTCCGCTCGACGGAACCGAACTGCGCATCGTCGGCAACGATGGCGAGGAACTTGCGCAAAGGCACGTCGGCAGGATCGAATTCCGCGGCACGTCGGCCACGCGCGGCTACTGGCGCAATGCGCCGCAGACCGAGGCGCTTTTCGATGACGGATGGCTCGATACGGGCGACCTCGGTTACGTCGCCGACGGCGAGCTGTTCGTGACGGGACGCGTGAAGGACATGATCATTCGCAGCGGGCGCCATTACTTTCCCTACGAACTCGAAGACACGATCGGCCGCATACCGGGCGTCGTGCATGGCGGCGTCGCCGTCTGCGCAGGCGTCGACAAACGCAACGGCACCGAGCGCGTCGTCATCATCGCGGAAACGACGCTGCCCGCCATCGACACCGATGCGCGCAGTCATCTGAAAGCGCGCATCAATGCGGCGGCTATCACGCTGTTCGGCGCGCCGGCGGAGCAGGTGGCACTGGTGCGGCCGCGCAGCATCATCCGCACGCCGGGCGGCAAGATCCGGCACGCGGCGACACTCGAGCGTTTCGAAAGCGGTGCGCATGCGCTGGCGCCGCGTGCGTTCTGGCGGCAGTTCGCCGACGCGATACGCCCCGGTTGCGCGGCGCTCACGCATCGCGCGATGGACCAGGTGCGGCACGTCGCACGCGGGACTGTCTGCTGGAGCGCCTTCGCCGCGATTGCGACGGGCGTGTTCGCCGGCATTGCGTTTCGCCGCGACGAGGCGCGCAACTGGCGCATCCTCGCGCGCGGGTGCCGCCTGTTTCTGCGCGCGGCAGGCTTGCGCGTCACGGTCGAAGGCGATCCCGACGCGCTGCGTGCCTCGCAGGTGGTGATCGTATCGAACCATACGAGTTATCTCGACGTCGTCGCGCTGGTGGCGAGCTTGCCGTCGCCGGTCGGCTTCGTGACCAAACGCGAACTGTCGCGCAAGCCGTTCGCCGGTCCGCTGCTGCGCGCGATCGGTGCGCGTTTCGTCGAGCGCGGCGTCTACGCCGGCAGCCTCGCCGACGAAACACGCCTGATCGACTACGCGAAGGCCGGCGCACGTCTGCTGTTCTTTCCTGAAGGGACGTTTACGCATGAAGCGGGCTTGCGCGCGTTCCATCTCGGCGCCTTCCGC
- a CDS encoding DUF3564 domain-containing protein encodes MRITVHLDTFDCADPSVYALLWLDLAARKWSREGHAVIDLPQWGEFEISGSDTRIDGQHTGHALCVLEKLDLSDAQGPFEGESGRALWYRHAHHAPIVGRWHVQCLDSTGSAPEHGVFADDQM; translated from the coding sequence ATGCGAATCACCGTACATCTCGACACCTTCGACTGCGCGGACCCTTCGGTCTACGCCCTTCTGTGGCTCGACCTGGCGGCGCGCAAATGGTCGCGCGAAGGCCACGCCGTCATCGATCTGCCGCAATGGGGCGAGTTCGAAATCTCGGGTTCCGATACGCGCATCGACGGGCAACATACGGGACACGCGCTATGCGTGCTCGAAAAGCTCGATCTGTCGGATGCGCAAGGACCATTCGAAGGAGAAAGCGGCCGCGCGCTGTGGTACCGCCACGCCCATCACGCGCCGATCGTCGGACGGTGGCATGTGCAATGCCTCGACAGCACCGGTTCGGCGCCCGAGCACGGCGTATTCGCGGATGACCAGATGTAA
- a CDS encoding c-type cytochrome, with the protein MPALHSRLIAACLAVSGFAVCGTAHAQRVEPTELVDQQHCMFCHTSDAPFLAPAFHQIAERYRDNPDAIRMLEQKLRAGGRAHWGDMPMPVSAERGGPPLSAQDAHTLIEWVMSQ; encoded by the coding sequence ATGCCAGCATTACATTCGCGCCTGATCGCAGCCTGCCTCGCCGTGTCGGGCTTCGCCGTATGCGGCACGGCGCATGCGCAGCGCGTCGAGCCCACGGAGCTCGTCGATCAGCAACACTGCATGTTTTGCCACACGTCGGACGCCCCTTTTCTCGCACCGGCGTTTCATCAGATCGCCGAGCGCTATCGCGACAACCCTGACGCGATCCGAATGCTCGAACAGAAGCTGCGTGCCGGCGGCCGTGCGCATTGGGGCGACATGCCGATGCCGGTTTCCGCCGAGCGCGGCGGCCCGCCGCTGTCCGCCCAGGACGCGCATACGCTTATCGAGTGGGTCATGAGCCAGTGA